The Monomorium pharaonis isolate MP-MQ-018 chromosome 5, ASM1337386v2, whole genome shotgun sequence genome includes a window with the following:
- the LOC118645765 gene encoding uncharacterized protein LOC118645765 produces the protein MGDLPRGRVNPAWPFLHTGVDYAGPISIRTSKGQGQRAHKTFIAIFVVSDYTADAFLAALRRFTSRRGLCTDLYSDCGTNFIGADKQLRDFFRASFSASINIANATSNDNIRWHFNPPSAPHFGGLWEAAVKSTKHHMRRVIGDSTLTYEEMSTFLTQVEACLNSRPLQPLSDDPDDVFALTLGHLLIGGPLISIPEPSLTRAVESSLSRWQHL, from the exons ATGGGCGATCTTCCGCGAGGCAGAGTCAATCCAGCGTGGCCTTTCTTGCACACTGGAGTGGACTACGCCGGGCCCATTTCCATTCGAACCAGCAAAGGACAAGGCCAGCGAGCTCACAAAACCTTTATCGCCATCTTT GTGGTGTCAGATTACACAGCCGACGCCTTCCTGGCAGCACTTCGAAGATTTACCTCACGGCGGGGCTTGTGCACCGACCTTTACTCTGACTGTGGCACTAATTTTATTGGCGCAGACAAGCAGCTCAGGGACTTCTTTCGCGCCTCATTCTCAGCCAGCATCAACATTGCCAACGCCACTTCTAATGACAACATTCGATGGCACTTCAACCCACCGTCTGCGCCGCACTTCGGTGGCCTCTGGGAAGCTGCGGTGAAGTCAACCAAGCACCACATGCGGCGTGTCATCGGCGACTCGACACTCACCTACGAGGAAATGAGCACATTTCTTACGCAAGTGGAGGCGTGCTTAAACTCCAGGCCACTACAACCACTCTCCGATGACCCCGACGACGTATTCGCACTCACTCTAGGTCACTTACTGATCGGCGGTCCGCTCATCTCCATCCCGGAACCTTCACTTACCAGGGCAGTCGAATCTTCCCTGTCTCGCTGGCAGCACCTGTAA
- the LOC118645766 gene encoding uncharacterized protein LOC118645766, translated as MATDIEKMYRQILVAPEDRDFQRILWRHSPSDSIREYRLNTVTYGLACAPFLAIRTLRQLADDEETRFPRGAAVLRRDCYVDDIVTGAHSKQDAVVVQKELRQLCTAGGFSLRKWSSNCPDILVGIPSDHCLLADSVSWKHEGHATLGLHWYPAEDAFSFSIKQRSISNYTKRSVLAETARLFDPLGWLAPVVNRAKILIQSTWLQNLEWDAPLHPGDVQQWQQFFQELPQLASIRVSRWVSGGDENSGFELHGFADASERGYAAVAYLRVAQTDGLRLHLLAAKTKVAPIKPVSLPRLELCAASLLSDLIIHVRNTLSLFTAPVILWSDSKVTFDWIRGHASRWKTYVANRVSRIQELLPEASWRHVPGRDNPADCASRGISPSELFKHPLWWTGPCWLSKDRTEWPSSSWEPATEQCCSWGRFFSRTRVGALVVK; from the coding sequence ATGGCAACGGACATCGAGAAGATGTATCGCCAGATCCTTGTGGCACCCGAGGACAGAGATTTTCAGCGCATTCTATGGAGGCACTCACCAAGTGATTCGATCCGCGAGTACCGCCTTAATACTGTTACTTACGGCCTCGCGTGCGCTCCGTTTCTTGCTATCCGCACTCTCCGCCAGCTCGCCGACGACGAGGAAACGCGATTTCCACGCGGCGCCGCCGTGCTGCGCCGCGATTGCTATGTCGACGACATAGTGACCGGGGCCCACTCCAAGCAAGACGCAGTAGTGGTGCAGAAAGAGCTGCGCCAGCTGTGCACGGCGGGCGGGTTTTCCTTGCGAAAGTGGAGCAGCAACTGCCCGGACATATTAGTCGGAATTCCTTCAGATCACTGCCTCTTAGCCGATTCAGTCTCCTGGAAGCACGAGGGTCATGCAACTCTGGGGCTGCATTGGTATCCAGCCGAGGACGCGTTCTCGTTCTCAATCAAGCAGCGTTCCATCTCCAACTACACCAAGAGAAGTGTGCTCGCTGAGACCGCCCGGTTGTTCGATCCTCTTGGGTGGCTGGCTCCCGTCGTCAATCGGGCCAAGATTCTGATCCAATCTACCTGGTTGCAGAACCTTGAATGGGATGCTCCTCTTCACCCGGGAGATGTTCAGCAATGGCAGCAATTCTTCCAAGAGTTGCCGCAGCTCGCCTCCATCCGAGTCAGTCGCTGGGTGAGTGGCGGTGACGAAAACTCAGGATTCGAACTGCATGGCTTCGCCGATGCGTCGGAGCGAGGCTATGCAGCCGTCGCTTACCTCCGTGTGGCTCAGACTGACGGACTTCGTCTGCATTTGCTGGCGGCCAAGACGAAGGTCGCCCCGATAAAACCTGTCTCCTTGCCGCGACTGGAGCTCTGTGCGGCCTCATTACTGTCTGATTTAATTATCCACGTTCGCAACACGTTGAGTTTGTTTACAGCTCCTGTTATCTTGTGGTCTGACTCCAAGGTCACATTTGATTGGATACGAGGCCACGCTTCTCGGTGGAAAACTTACGTGGCCAACCGGGTTTCACGCATCCAGGAGCTCCTTCCAGAAGCCTCCTGGCGCCACGTTCCAGGCAGAGACAACCCAGCTGACTGCGCATCCCGAGGAATCTCGCCTAGTGAACTCTTCAAACACCCACTCTGGTGGACCGGCCCTTGCTGGCTCAGCAAGGACAGAACGGAGTGGCCATCATCCTCTTGGGAGCCCGCTACCGAGCAGTGTTGTTCCTGGGGCCGCTTTTTCTCGCGCACGCGCGTTGGCGCGTTGGTAGTGAAGTAG